In the Oscillospiraceae bacterium genome, TGCTGGTTGGAGCCGGTCAACTGATTGAACAGCGTCGTTTTGCCGCAGTTCTGGTTGCCGGCCAGGGCAAAACGCAGCGGCTGTCCTTTGGCGATCTCACTGCCCGCCTTGCGGTCGTGGTAGCTGGCGGCCTTGCGCAGTTCGCCCACGCCGGGGTGGGGCACAGGCGCGTGCCGTGTCTCGCTGCGGGCAGCGCGGTCCGTTTCGTGGACATTGTCCACTTCGATCTTGGCGGCATCAGCCAGCCGCAGGGTCAGCTCGTAGCCGCGCAGCTCTACTTCGATGGGGTCGCCCATGGGGGCAACCTTGCGCAGGGTCACCTCGGTGCCCGGGGTCAGGCCCATATCCAGCAGGTGGTGGCGCAGCTCGCCCTGGCCGCCGATGGTGCGCAGTACCGCATCCTGCCCAACTTTGATTTCTGCCAGTGTCATTTTTTCCAGTCCTCTTATAAAAAAGTTTGATTATTCTAACTTCTATCTGCCGCCAGTATAGCACAAAGCTTTCCGCTGTGCAAGATGGAACTTCGTTTGCGCATTGCACGCACCCCGGCTTTGTGCTATACTTTATTATATGTTCACATAAAGAGGGGACGCGCTGCTATGCAGCCTTTACAAAGGGAAAAACTTTTTGCCAATCACGAATTGCTCACGCTGCTTTGGCCGCTGATTATTGAACAGACGCTCAGCGTGCTGGTGGGCATGGCGGATACGGTCATGGTCTCGTCGGTAGGCGAGGCCGCCATCTCCGGCGTTTCGCTGGTGGATATGATCAACCAGCTCATCATTACGGTGTTTGCGGCGCTGGCCACCGGCGGCGCTGTGGTTACCAGCCAGTATCTGGGCGCCAAAAAGCCTGAGCAGGCCGCCCGCAGTGCCGGACAGTTGGTGGGGTTAAGTGCCCTGCTGGGTCTGGCGGTGGCGGCGTTCTGCCTGCTGACCCGCCGCCCGATGCTGCGCCTGCTGTTTGGCGCCATCACCGATGACGTTATGGACGCGGCGGTGATCTACTTTACCATCACGGCACTGTCTTTCCCGTTTTTGGCGCTGTATAACGCAGGTGCGGCCATTTTCCGCTCCACCAGCAACAGCGCTGTGTCCATGAAGGTGTCAGTCATCGTTAACGCCATCAACTTTGGCGGCAATGCCATCTGCATCTACCTGCTGGGCATGGGCGTCGAGGGCGTGGCCATCCCCACGCTGATCTCCCGTGCGGTGGGCGCGTTTATCATCCTGGCGCTGGCCGCTCAGCATGAGTATGTGCTGCACATTACGCCGCGGTCGGTCACCCACCTGGAGAGGGGGACCGTGCAAAGCATTTTGCGCATCGGCATCCCCTCGGCCTGTGAGAACAGCCTGTTCCAGCTGGGCCGTGTGCTGGTGGTGTCGATGATCTCGTTATTCGGCACGGTGCATATCTCGGCCAATGCGGTGGCCAATAACCTGGACGCCGTGGGCGCTATCATCGGCCAGGCCATGGGTCTGGCGATCATTACCGTAGTGGGCCGCTGCGTGGGCGCACAGGACATGCAGCAGGTGGTGTACTACACCAAAAAGCTGATGCTGTGGGACTACATTGCCCAGGGCATTGCCAATGCGGCGGTCATCCTGTCGCTGGGGGTGGTGCTGAATATGTACACCCTATCGCCGGAGACCCGCAGCCTGGCGGCGGAACTGGTCATCATCCACTGCGCCATGGGTATCCTGATCTGGCCGGCGGCCTTTGTGCTGCCCAACGCTCTGCGCGCCGCCAACGACGTAAAGTTTACGATGGTCGCATCGGTGGTCTCGATGCTCGTCTGGCGTTTGGCGTTCAGCTGGATCTTGTGCGTCAACATGGGCTGGGGCGCCGTCGGCGTCTGGTGGGCCATGGTCATTGACTGGGTCTGCCGCAGCATTTGCTTTGTCGGCCGCTTCGTCAGCGGCGTCTGGAAGAAAAAAGCAGTTAAGATGCCGAATTGATTTTTGGCTTTGGCGGATGCCGCCCCGGCCCCGCCGCAAGGAGGCGGAACACAGAAAGCCGCCCATACACCCACGTAAAACAAAAGAAAGGCTTACCTCATGAAATTCATCAGTTGGAACGTCAACGGCCTGCGGGCTTGCCTGAAAAAGGGTTTTGAGGATACCTTCAACGCCCTGGATGCCGACTTTTTCTGCGTGCAGGAGACCAAAATGCAACCCGGCCAGGCGGACTTCGCCCCGGCAGGCTATACAGAGTATATTTACAGCGCCGAGAAAAAAGGCTACTCCGGCACGGCCATCTGGGCCAAGACTCCGGCATTGTCGGTCAACTATGGCATCGACTGCGAAGCCCACAGCCATGAGGGCCGCGCCATCACGCTGGAATACCCGAATTTTTACCTGGTCAACCTCTATGTGCCCAACTCCCAAAACGAGCTGGCCCGCATCGATTATCGCATGCAGTGGGAGGATGACCTGCGTACTTATTTAAAGAAGCTGGACGCCGTTAAACCTGTCATCCTCTGCGGCGATCTCAACGTCGCACACGAGGACATCGACCTGAAGAACCCCGGCCCCAACCGCGGCGCGGCGGGCTTCAGCGACCAGGAACGCGGCAAGCTGGACGAACTGCTGGCCGCCGGTTTCACCGACAGCTTCCGCTGCCTGCACCCCGCCGACACCGGCATGTACAGCTGGTGGAGCATGCGCTTCCGCGCCCGTGAGCGGAACGCAGGATGGCGTATCGACTATTTCCTCGTCAGCGACCGCGTGGCCCCCAACATCAAAGAGGCCGGTATCTTAATGGACATCATGGGCAGCGACCATTGCCCCGTAAGCCTGGACATCGAAATTTGAGAGAAATCTTAAAAGAAATTTAAAAAATATCCCCCGCGTTGCAAAATCCGGCGCGGGGGATTCGTTTTAGTAAACAGAAAGACAAAACAAAGGAGGTGTGGGAACTGACAAACGGAGAATTTACCGAACTGATGCAGCAATATCAGCGGCTGATCTACACGGTCTGCCTGCAGTTTGTTCACGACCCCCACACCGCCGAGGACCTGACCCAGGATACCTTCCTCTCCGCCTTTTCGGCCATTGACCGGTGCGAGCCCCAGTATTACAAGGCCTGGCTGGTGCGTGTGGCCGCCAACAAATGCAAGGACCACTTAAAAAGCAGCTGGGTGCGCCGGGTGGAAGCCCCGGGGGACGATGCCCTGCCCGAACCACGGGGAGCACCCCTCGGGGACGCGCAGGACCCCATCGAGCAGCTGACCGAGCGGGCCGGTGCCGCCGAAGTGGAAACTATGGTGCGCAGCCTGCGCGAACCCTACGGC is a window encoding:
- a CDS encoding exodeoxyribonuclease III; this translates as MKFISWNVNGLRACLKKGFEDTFNALDADFFCVQETKMQPGQADFAPAGYTEYIYSAEKKGYSGTAIWAKTPALSVNYGIDCEAHSHEGRAITLEYPNFYLVNLYVPNSQNELARIDYRMQWEDDLRTYLKKLDAVKPVILCGDLNVAHEDIDLKNPGPNRGAAGFSDQERGKLDELLAAGFTDSFRCLHPADTGMYSWWSMRFRARERNAGWRIDYFLVSDRVAPNIKEAGILMDIMGSDHCPVSLDIEI
- a CDS encoding sigma-70 family RNA polymerase sigma factor — protein: MWELTNGEFTELMQQYQRLIYTVCLQFVHDPHTAEDLTQDTFLSAFSAIDRCEPQYYKAWLVRVAANKCKDHLKSSWVRRVEAPGDDALPEPRGAPLGDAQDPIEQLTERAGAAEVETMVRSLREPYGRIAVLYFLEHKTTAEIAAAVGRPPATVNNQLWRAKNILRQQIIERRQKE
- a CDS encoding MATE family efflux transporter, whose amino-acid sequence is MQPLQREKLFANHELLTLLWPLIIEQTLSVLVGMADTVMVSSVGEAAISGVSLVDMINQLIITVFAALATGGAVVTSQYLGAKKPEQAARSAGQLVGLSALLGLAVAAFCLLTRRPMLRLLFGAITDDVMDAAVIYFTITALSFPFLALYNAGAAIFRSTSNSAVSMKVSVIVNAINFGGNAICIYLLGMGVEGVAIPTLISRAVGAFIILALAAQHEYVLHITPRSVTHLERGTVQSILRIGIPSACENSLFQLGRVLVVSMISLFGTVHISANAVANNLDAVGAIIGQAMGLAIITVVGRCVGAQDMQQVVYYTKKLMLWDYIAQGIANAAVILSLGVVLNMYTLSPETRSLAAELVIIHCAMGILIWPAAFVLPNALRAANDVKFTMVASVVSMLVWRLAFSWILCVNMGWGAVGVWWAMVIDWVCRSICFVGRFVSGVWKKKAVKMPN